The genomic stretch TTCAAGAAAAACTATTCGGGACGGATCACAGAGCTTTTACAGCTCAGAACCAATTCAGAGGACCAAATCCTAATTTTGTATTTTAGTAAATTGACATTAAATGACAAATTTAATGTGAGGTTTGAATACACCTTTTTTTTACCGTCAATTGTATCTCGTGGGACAAAAAATTGTACTCCCTCCGTGTACTTTTACAAtatattttcacttttacttgttcaTTTTAACAAATCAAgagaaatataattttttattaattttatcctTATCATTAACTACTCATTCcccaaattattttttgaaatgctATGATAATTATGAGTAAAATTATAAAATACatactttattttttcttttcttaaagggGGTACAAAGTAAAAAATGAACTGCTAAAAATAAACGGAGGGAATATATTAAAAATTTCCTCAAATAACTAAACTAGTACTAATAACCGAAGAAGAGAGTATTTTTCAAGGTCAAGCAAACAAATTAATATTATTGACAAGAAAGATATTTAAAACGTATATATTTTAGTGTGATAGTGTCTTTCTTTGAATGTTCAGGACAGCAAAGTCTATTCTTTTCATAGTAAAGTTCAAAAGGTTGATCAGTTCAGCCATCTTGAATAATTTCATTTATACCAAGTTTCTTAAGTAAACTGATTGGACCTAAGTTCAGTGAGGGGACAATAAGTGATGAGGTGGTTGCTTTAATAGTTGAGTAATTTGAGCACTAATCCATAGTAAGTTACAAATTCGAGTCGCGCAAAGTAATAGAAACACTGTTTTTCCTAGGACGACGACATAAACAAtaactcagtataatcccacttagtgaggtctgaggagggtagtgtgtacgcggaccttacccctaccctagggtagaaaggctgtttccaaatagaccccgacATTCTTCCCTCCTAAAACTTCCCaacttgctcttggggagactcgaactcacaacctcttggaaAATAAGTCATAAAGTAAGATAAATTTTCATTGGGCCAACTATCCTTCACATCTGGGAAAACAGATTGAAACATTTCAGTGGCGGCTTAACAAAGTAGGGTAAAAATAacacggtctagccagttttcaAACTGCTCATCCAAAAATAGTCAGTATttacaaagtcattgaaaaataactgctattttgctgcaacacaaaAAAATCCAGTATAATATaatggagatcggtgcacctgtgtatgaatttccaacatattatgctggaccagtatattatattggaactccagtatattatgctgaagtattttccgaattttgaacagtgtttttgttcagatttctctttacatgaaaagtggctaaatttcgattacttttgaaactgtgactatttttgaaggACCACTTGAAAATCGggttatttttaaatttctcacCAAAGTAGGTGGCCTAAAGCAAATTTTTGTAAAGAGGCCTTAAAATTTTCCTTTTAAACTTCcgtatatatttttatttgaagtctatttttataGTTTCTTGAGATGCAAAATTgttaagtaatatttttttttttataatcaatttcttctagtattttTCTAATTGATAATATAGCTAATCAATCACATGGCTAAATTCATATTTAATTGATAATTTACCTTAAAATATTAAATGTATTTTGAAAAAATTAACCGCGAAATTCATATTATATAAGGGCTCCCAAAATTAAGCCTTTACTTAAGTTGCTTTGGCCTTGAGCCCGCATTGAAACATTTCTTCCTTAAGGTGTTAGCGGtggtttggtagggtgtataacaATAATAATGAATATAATGTATTAGTAATATTATGATTAGTTACGctaagaatatttttttttattgacGGTTTGATTTGATGTCTTAAATATTTTGAAGGAGAGTTCTATCTTTATACATAGCTTATTCATGTATTAAAAATAATGGTATTGCTAATACCATAGTTTGCTATGTATAAGAATAGGGAGTATTAAATATGAATATGTATTAGTTATCCAAGGTTGAAAAACACTACAAAATAAGGGATTAAAGTAATTAATACATGCATCATTCTCCCTTATAAATCCTACCAAACGATCCTTAAGTCATAATGTAACAGGATAACATACATTATTTTGACCAATCCAGAAGCAAAGTCATTAAACTCACCAATCGGCTGTTGAAGACATGTACCCAAATCTTTCATTCAAAGAGAAGATTCGGCAAAAAGAACTTTTGAACAAAAGTGAACATAAAGTCATGAAATTAAAAGTCAAATTTTCACGAATTCTTGACCACAATGGAAAACTTCTTACCCCAAATTTTAAGTACTGAAAATTAGCAACGATTGCACAGaaactaaattaaaagagaatacCACTTCTATAGTAAATGCTTGTCTATTTacaagaagtaaatttcagcacaTTTCTATCTACATTGGCAATACTAATGTTCCCCTCTTAAGAttaacaaaacaaaactggatgaAAGTTTTTCCCATGTAAAATCTACATTTTAGATGGATCATTTTCTCTCACTCCCCTACATTTTCTACTCtgttaaataaaaaaaagtgaAGAAAGGAAATAAAAAGGGGTTAATCTGAAGTAATTTCCAAattgggaaagaaaaaaaaaagttcacaTATTTGCACTCCCGATTAGTCTGCAGTGCGGCTAAGGGAAGAGGACCGAGACGTGCCATTGAAAGACTTTACTGAGTCGGCTGTCAAAAACATAAAGGAGACGGGGCCCAAGGCATAAGGGCGTGATGACTTGACGTCATCCTCACCTTCCTCCGGCTTATCACTGGCACCCAAAACACCTTATGGCACGAGCTGACGATCCTGATTAGACTGCAGTGAGGCCACTACTGTATCTTGGTCTTGTTCTATCTGGTGATAGATTTTCTTCCATGGCCTTTCtcttgttgttattattattggcTTGTGATTTTTGCTGCTGTTGAACTGTTTCTGATTCTGTTTGTTGTTGTGGCTCTTGTGCTTGTGATTGAACATTTGCAATTTCAATCGATTCTTGTTTTGGCTTTGTGACCATTTTCTCAGCTTCTTGTTGGGGCAGGCTTTTACATTTGGTTTTCATCATATGGGGTCTAAGCTTATTAACATCTGATAATCTCACTGGTTTCAGAAAAAATTCTTCTGCCCCTTCTTCTAAACATCTGGTTAAAATTAATACACCATAAAATCATTAGTTTTCACACTTGAAAAACAACAACATATCCGGAGAAGGTAGAGTGTACGCaggccttacccctaccttgtgacaTGGTCGAAGCCACCTCTAGCAAAGgggtggtcaactgaccacccttcGCTGTAAAATtacgaaaaattacactgtgtatataagtaaaatattgattttagatatataaaacctatattgaacaccctttgttgaaatattttttctacttctttcaagtttgaaagAACTTGGAAACATTTCTGGCTTCACCACTGCCTTGTGAGGATAGAAAGACTGTTTCCaataatgaaaatatagacaagtttccaacacttgaactggaaaaaaaaattgatttgttTGTGTAAAGAAAGAGAACATTTTTCTTATGTTCTTACCTACTAATTCTTGAAGGAACATTTTCAGATGACATAATGACTACAGGTATATTTCTCAGAGATGAAGATTCCTGTCagagaagaaaaatataaatataaaataaattggAAGAACTAAATGAAGTTTCAATAGGGTTCTAAAAATAGTAACTGAAAACCATAGGGTAAATGCCCTTTCAATATCTATTATGCAGTATATAGATATGCAATATTTTGTAATTAGATTCCATAATTGAAAGGTGAGAAAAGGACTCAAGTGGGGGAGAGCCTTTcacagaaagaaaaaataaattttttacaattttgtcctaaagtattttccaagaaagtAAAGGGGAATATGGCagccaaaaaaaaagaagcacACCTTAATTTTCTTTAGCAAATCATAGCCTGTCATCCCAGGCATACAGTAATCTGTGATAATAAGATTAACTTCCACTTCCTGCAATtccaatgaaaaagaaaaagaaattttgcTGTCAAATTTTCTTAGAAAAATCCAAGAAAAATATACAGAAGGGaaaatcattattattattatattacctGTTGGTTGCTAGGAGAGACACAAGGTTGATTTTGGTCAAGCTCTTGTAAACCAAGAAATTCCAAAGCTTTACTTCCAGAATCTACAGTAGTGACTGCCATTAACAAATGCAAAATGCCCACAAAGAAGACaattaattaatactaaaaaaGACGGAGAAATTGTATGTAAATGAGTTTTAGAATTAAGAGTTACCTTGGCAAGAAGAAATTCTAAAGAGCCTTTCAATAAGCTTCCTATCTATCAAACAATCATCAACAGCTAAAACATGAAACTGTAGATCTGCAGCTGCCATTCCCATTTCTCAAACTCTTTTTCAACACAAAATCCACAATCCAACAAAGCAAGATCTGACCAGAATATCTCCAAATTTTCTAAGCTGGTTTTGAGTTATAAGGCAAGCAATAGGAAAGACCAATCAAATAATAGAAAGTGGAAATATATAAAAAGAACTTAGATTACCCAAAAGATTACAAATCTAGAACATGGGGTTGGCTGCTTTTATTATATTGCTTGATAATGATGATGATTCTTGGAGGTTGTGGCTTTTTCATGTATATAAGATGAAAAAGAAAACATATAACTTTCAATTTATACTACAATCAAACGCCTTTCTAACAACATCCCTATATATCAATACTTCACTATAAAAGCTAAGCTTTTTCCAAACCAATTTTCATGTTATTGTTATAATATATGCTCTATATAATAGCACttcgctataacatccaaaaatattcggaacaaacgagactgttatagagaggtttggaTGTACATATTTGTGTATTTTAGAATATTTCAAAGTTTTGGCACTATTCCATTTTTATACAACATTCATATTTTCAagaattaatatatatatatatatatatatatatatatatatatatatatatatatatatatatatattagtagaTCAATAAACCAACTTTTTAACTAAACATTATTCGTTTCATTTTATgtgatattttttctttttaatccgTTAAAACAATGACATCTCCCTATAATTtggtaaatttttattttatgcaTAATGAAATAATTTTATAGCCACGTAATGTCATGATATGTTTAAGATTATATTTcaaaattttttctttctttcttaaataCCGCACTTAGGGGCAAAGCTAAAGGAAGAAAAGGAGGTTCAATTCAATGTCCTTCATCAAAATTATATTGTGcagataaaaataattttttattatatataaattattaaattgCTTTTGATACTATGAAAgcttttaaaagaaacttaaatttaaattttttgtgaatgataattttgaaaaataactttttggagtttttcaaattttttaaaaattccaaaattagtgggcatttggacataagaattgtaaaattccaaagcAGGGTAAAAAATTCTTTCAAGTGAAAATGTTATTTGAAATTTAAAgttatgtttggacatgaatagaatattgggttgtttttgaagttttgtgagtaatttgagtgaaaattttgaaaaacagtattttagagtttttcaaattttcaaaaatttccaaaatgtaTCTTGaagtgaaaattggaaattttatgaataaacgatgatttcgaaaaaaaatgaatctttttttggaaaaaaatgaaaaatttcttatgtccGAACGGGCTCTTATGATTGAGAAACTTTTTTTGAGATTGAAAAGAGCAAGTGGGAGTTGGGTGTTTTGGAGGAAGTGGGTTGTGGGGACCCACAAAAATCCACCAAGAGATACAGGTGATGTAAGCAGTTGTGCCCTTTTCCTGGTATGAAATTTATCATATCTTGAGCAAGTGAGGAGTGGTGCAAAGACATGGCAATTTCTTTTGATCCCTTTTTGAGATTTGTTTCCCATGGCCATTCATTGTGTGCTCCATACATATATGTTTCCTGTGATCCATTGGTTTTTTTATTCCATGTCACATTAAAATTCGATTAAATTTAAATTACCTCGAAAAGTTCCAAATGACTTGAATTAAAGACttgtattaaaaataaaaaaatgtactTACAATTCCACCATAATCCTTATTAGTGTGACCTATTGTTATTCATGCATTTATCGTATTTTGCATCATTTAATTACCCATTTACTTATTGTAAATGGGggcttattttttttcttctgattttacatttttttaatcAAAATTATCGTAGTCACGCGCTTAGTTTACGTGACTTGCACACACTTTGTCCACATCACCTCTATCACTGTCACATGTGCATGGTCAATGGTCAAATAGGTTTATTACTTATCAAATATGTAAGTTTGAGTATTTAAATGGGAACGATGTAAGTTCGTGTATCGGCTTTATAAATGAAAACAAATTTAAGTGGCCACGAGGCCATTTCGACGCAAGAAAGCATATGTTATGTGGATGTGTGTGAATCTATGGCTCCATTTTCAATTTGTTCAACTTGTAGTAATTGGATAGAGAAGACGAGAGGACAATTTTCTTGACCTTTAGAAACAATAGAATATGCTTGTGCAAAAAGATTTTCAAGAAAGGAAAAAACGAGAGAAAATACATCAATTATGACCCCACAAAGATTCTATCAAATAAGTAATTCCATAACCGTGAGTGATTTTATAGTGTGCCCACATAATTGATATTAGTTGCGTGAGTGCTCTTTTATCTCATATATTTGTGGTCTCATAGCTTACATATTTGGGTCCACAAAATTATAGAACCGCAAAgttgtgagacaaaaaagaggTCTCACACAACTAGTGTAAATTGTGTTaagcacaaaataaaattttccataATTGTCGATACTAAGgacccgtttggccatagattttgccaaaataaacttgagttttatttggcaaacacatgtttggccatagattttgcctatattttggcaaaatcccAAATCCCAAATTCCAAAACTAGCTCAGCTATTTACAAGCACTAATAATATacatatttttccaaaataaatttgaaaaatatgttttgaaaatgtatgtccaaacacattttatcttcaaaccaaacttcactcaaatcagatttttcaaaacaaatttgaaaATCTATGGCGAAACGGTAGCTAAACTGTCGCATATTTCTTCTTTTGAAAACTCTGTAAAAGAAAgattatagaaatttgaaggtggTTACAGACTATTCTCTgctttttgaaaatataataattatGGTGTCCGAATAAGATTACACGTACCCGAACTAATTTCATGTTGATCttatttaatttagttttaatttttttttcaaagagAGGAGTAATATTTGTGAAGGCATTGTTCATATAAGAAAAATTCCCGACACACTATAATGTCTGGTACAAcctgtcgcacttaatccatacTCCAAATATTATAAAATGAATTGTAAGGGGGCCCAAGATGAATCTAACAGCAGAAATATGTCAAATCGTCTGTGTACTCTACAAACCTTATTTCATACTTACTACtatgttatttttattttccCTTTCATATtctataagaaaaatattttaggGTTAGGTGGGTTGGGATGTTAGAGCTGGGGAATAGTAATAGGGTCCATTGTATTGAGCTTTTTCTTTATTGATGAGTTAGGTGTCCACGTTTACATTTGTTTATTcttaaaattggataataattaaatttataagtggttttaaggatatgtgatttcacttggCACAAATTGATAAATATGATAATTAAAACTAGAAATCAACagtaaaataaagcaaaccaatGTGATGAGCAACTGTAGCCCTCGAGCTAAATCGCCCTCGAACCAAATGAGTATGCTATTGAAAGAGTGTAAACTGAACAGTAGAGCGTCAGAGAGCTTAAGAGAGAAAAATGTAGTATATTGCTTGATTATGCGTGAATGTATGATCCTTATAAAATGATTggaaccctctttatatagtagaagaATTCTATTTAAGGTATAATTCTAATAATAGAAGGAAATCTCATGATTGGCTAAATGTCCGGTCATGACTCGATACGTGCAAAGATTTCCACCACGATCCTTGCTCGATCACGGATATCTCGACTTTCTGTTATTCGACCTAGAAGGCTTCCTTCGATCTCGCTCGATCATTTTCTCGCTTCGGTCTCGATCACGGCTGATCTCGATCTTGATCAGCCATTGTTTCACGAGCTGACTAATCCATCTCCATACTGTGGTCCGATATAACTGAGGCCGAGCCTTAATCTGTCACCCTGATTTTAGTTAGTCATACAAAATTAGGCAAACTcaattttaaccgtatacagatagtcccctcttTTATTAGAGTGCAATGACAAGAAACGAATTGAGTTTTCGAACTTTCCCTCGGTTTATCATGACGTAGGCATCATGATGTAAGCAACATAGGTGACTAAAACATCTCGTTGGTACAGTTCTCTAGGCATTTAATGCTTGTCTGCCGACGGTCGGCCACCACCGG from Nicotiana sylvestris chromosome 12, ASM39365v2, whole genome shotgun sequence encodes the following:
- the LOC104225849 gene encoding two-component response regulator ORR9-like isoform X2, producing the protein MGMAAADLQFHVLAVDDCLIDRKLIERLFRISSCQDSGSKALEFLGLQELDQNQPCVSPSNQQEVEVNLIITDYCMPGMTGYDLLKKIKESSSLRNIPVVIMSSENVPSRISSEGWSVDHPFARGGFDHVTRCLEEGAEEFFLKPVRLSDVNKLRPHMMKTKCKSLPQQEAEKMVTKPKQESIEIANVQSQAQEPQQQTESETVQQQQKSQANNNNNKRKAMEENLSPDRTRPRYSSGLTAV
- the LOC104225849 gene encoding two-component response regulator ORR9-like isoform X4: MGMAAADLQFHVLAVDDCLIDRKLIERLFRISSCQDSGSKALEFLGLQELDQNQPCVSPSNQQEVEVNLIITDYCMPGMTGYDLLKKIKESSSLRNIPVVIMSSENVPSRISRCLEEGAEEFFLKPVRLSDVNKLRPHMMKTKCKSLPQQEAEKMVTKPKQESIEIANVQSQAQEPQQQTESETVQQQQKSQANNNNNKRKAMEENLSPDRTRPRYSSGLTAV
- the LOC104225849 gene encoding two-component response regulator ORR9-like isoform X1, whose product is MGMAAADLQFHVLAVDDCLIDRKLIERLFRISSCQVTTVDSGSKALEFLGLQELDQNQPCVSPSNQQEVEVNLIITDYCMPGMTGYDLLKKIKESSSLRNIPVVIMSSENVPSRISSEGWSVDHPFARGGFDHVTRCLEEGAEEFFLKPVRLSDVNKLRPHMMKTKCKSLPQQEAEKMVTKPKQESIEIANVQSQAQEPQQQTESETVQQQQKSQANNNNNKRKAMEENLSPDRTRPRYSSGLTAV
- the LOC104225849 gene encoding two-component response regulator ORR9-like isoform X3, coding for MGMAAADLQFHVLAVDDCLIDRKLIERLFRISSCQVTTVDSGSKALEFLGLQELDQNQPCVSPSNQQEVEVNLIITDYCMPGMTGYDLLKKIKESSSLRNIPVVIMSSENVPSRISRCLEEGAEEFFLKPVRLSDVNKLRPHMMKTKCKSLPQQEAEKMVTKPKQESIEIANVQSQAQEPQQQTESETVQQQQKSQANNNNNKRKAMEENLSPDRTRPRYSSGLTAV